A portion of the Paenibacillus hamazuiensis genome contains these proteins:
- a CDS encoding response regulator, with protein sequence MTTELRMCVIDDIKTVVQGISSQIDWQSYGIRIAGTAGNGEKGIRLIRETAPHIVLTDIRMPRVDGLEMTRQVMESFPGTKFIFLSGYTDFEYAQMAVQLGAFDYIVKPFTPQKIIDVVLKAKQAVLEEMEEAVRYQEMERKLRESLPYLRQEYFQLLLQFRTTPEQAARRWDFLHIGLERERFVVMLTEIDQFTEQTGSLPVQEVELIRFTVQNILEESLGHYTKGFVFRDNTNRFVVIFNPPPAVTVEALAEMCRENVAKYSRYTVSVGLGEEVQAIHQISFSYAQALSALSYSFYTGGNAVYDYRKMNPVHQSAPRYSPEKEKELFYCLRSGNVDKACALVDEFFEETTAASVPPPPEAVKGVCDELAFLINRVFLEKLNSDEMVRIERHLLHIKTLSSYKLRELKENIKELCRMGCELIQKRQAEDANRLVDQVIDHIRKNLSANMTVNDYAKLVYLSGSYFANLFKKVTGVTVVQFVTAERMEQAKIMLIEGKQVQEIAQALGYEDRPHFSELFKKHTGMTPSEFKQLYSAKGTGS encoded by the coding sequence ATGACAACTGAACTCAGAATGTGCGTCATTGACGATATCAAAACCGTCGTGCAGGGCATTTCAAGCCAAATCGATTGGCAATCTTACGGAATCCGCATTGCCGGCACGGCGGGCAACGGCGAGAAGGGCATCCGGCTGATCCGCGAGACGGCGCCGCACATTGTTCTGACCGATATCCGGATGCCCAGGGTGGACGGACTGGAGATGACCAGGCAGGTTATGGAAAGTTTTCCCGGGACCAAATTTATTTTTTTAAGCGGCTATACCGATTTCGAATATGCGCAGATGGCCGTTCAGCTCGGCGCATTCGATTATATCGTCAAACCGTTTACGCCGCAAAAAATCATCGATGTGGTGCTGAAGGCGAAGCAGGCGGTACTGGAGGAAATGGAGGAAGCGGTCCGCTACCAGGAGATGGAGAGAAAGCTGCGGGAGAGCTTGCCTTATTTGCGGCAGGAGTATTTTCAGCTGCTGCTGCAGTTTCGGACGACTCCCGAGCAGGCGGCAAGGCGCTGGGATTTTCTCCATATCGGACTCGAGCGGGAGCGCTTTGTCGTGATGCTGACGGAAATCGACCAATTCACCGAACAAACCGGTTCGCTTCCCGTACAGGAGGTGGAGCTGATCCGATTTACCGTGCAAAACATTTTGGAAGAGAGCCTGGGGCACTATACCAAAGGATTTGTGTTCCGCGATAACACGAACCGGTTCGTCGTTATTTTCAATCCGCCGCCGGCCGTCACCGTTGAGGCGCTTGCGGAGATGTGCCGCGAGAACGTCGCCAAGTATTCGAGATACACGGTATCCGTGGGCCTTGGGGAAGAAGTGCAGGCTATCCATCAAATTTCGTTTTCTTATGCCCAGGCGCTCTCCGCCCTTTCCTACAGCTTCTATACCGGAGGCAACGCCGTTTACGACTATCGCAAGATGAACCCGGTCCATCAGTCGGCACCGCGATATTCTCCGGAAAAGGAAAAGGAGCTGTTTTATTGCCTGCGCTCCGGCAACGTGGATAAAGCTTGTGCTCTGGTAGACGAATTTTTCGAGGAAACGACGGCAGCATCCGTGCCCCCGCCTCCCGAGGCGGTCAAAGGAGTGTGCGACGAGCTGGCTTTCCTGATCAACCGCGTGTTCCTGGAGAAACTGAATTCCGACGAAATGGTTCGGATCGAACGCCACTTGCTGCATATCAAAACGCTGTCATCGTACAAGCTGAGGGAGCTTAAGGAAAACATCAAGGAGCTGTGCAGAATGGGGTGCGAGCTCATTCAGAAGCGGCAGGCGGAGGACGCGAACCGGCTCGTGGATCAAGTGATCGATCATATCCGCAAAAATTTGTCCGCCAACATGACGGTGAACGATTATGCCAAACTTGTTTACTTGAGCGGCAGCTACTTTGCCAATTTGTTTAAGAAGGTAACGGGCGTGACCGTAGTTCAGTTCGTGACGGCGGAGCGGATGGAACAGGCCAAAATCATGCTCATCGAAGGAAAGCAGGTGCAGGAAATCGCGCAGGCGCTCGGATACGAAGACCGGCCTCATTTCAGCGAGTTGTTCAAGAAGCATACCGGCATGACGCCGTCGGAATTCAAACAGCTGTATAGCGCCAAAGGAACCGGATCGTGA
- a CDS encoding sensor histidine kinase, which translates to MTTWYYRLSLRRRLWISFLLLTVFSIAVTGMMSYWIASRSIEKEAFVSSQNTLNKSSRVLDEKLRHIIVTTSSMMLSDAFKAAMQDAFTNNTASYYTRLSSMQTPLEQMKLIEPSIKSVLIYTPVGELYATTDLRNSQNRFKDTLFSRYLDNTERVIWVEDHEDPLFLGNQRVISLVMKPITDVNVHDVYVVVNVKEDAIREAVTDDLLEPADNIFLMAAAGETVLPLGSGTASFQQDPAFKKLLQDEPRGFFKYSVAGSPYLVNYSRLTMVDKWTLVSVQAQSDLLRQVNKIKMTTLLIMLGCAVLALLLSNVVSSLLLKPLHKLQGLMKKVEQSNLEVRFSSKYEDEVTQVGLKFNRMLEQIASLIEDVKEAEFDKRKMEVKALQAQIDPHFLYNTLNTIIWKSEASRNQEVTEMIASLSLLFQLGLNGGNEMTTLAKEIDHVRQYLHLQQKCYEGLFDYTVEVEDEALLEEQVLKIILQPLVENSILHGFQEMEGLGAIRISVTSSGSFLRLRVEDNGAGMDVQAVEADMRLEQTHKKSYALRNVYGRLRLYYGSEADIRLYSEPYVSTSVTLTIPLASR; encoded by the coding sequence ATGACAACATGGTATTACCGGCTTTCGCTTCGCCGCCGGTTATGGATTTCGTTTCTGCTCTTGACGGTGTTCTCCATAGCGGTAACCGGCATGATGTCGTATTGGATTGCCTCCCGGTCGATCGAGAAGGAAGCGTTTGTCTCCAGCCAAAATACGCTGAATAAATCGTCGCGCGTGTTGGATGAGAAGCTCAGGCACATCATCGTGACAACCTCGTCGATGATGCTGAGCGACGCCTTCAAGGCCGCGATGCAGGATGCCTTTACGAATAATACAGCCTCCTATTACACGAGGCTGTCCTCGATGCAGACGCCGCTCGAACAAATGAAGCTGATCGAACCTTCGATCAAGTCGGTTTTAATTTATACGCCGGTAGGGGAGCTGTACGCAACGACAGATCTGCGCAACAGCCAAAACCGTTTCAAGGATACGCTGTTTTCACGATATCTGGACAATACCGAACGCGTCATTTGGGTGGAGGACCACGAGGACCCGCTTTTTTTGGGGAATCAGCGGGTTATTTCCTTGGTCATGAAGCCGATTACGGATGTGAACGTTCATGATGTTTATGTCGTCGTCAACGTAAAGGAAGACGCGATTCGCGAGGCCGTCACCGACGATTTGCTCGAGCCTGCCGACAACATCTTCCTGATGGCCGCAGCCGGCGAAACCGTGCTTCCGCTCGGCAGCGGGACTGCTTCCTTTCAGCAGGATCCGGCTTTCAAAAAGCTGCTGCAGGATGAGCCGCGCGGATTTTTCAAATACAGCGTGGCGGGCAGTCCGTATCTCGTCAACTACTCCCGGCTGACGATGGTTGACAAGTGGACGCTGGTCAGCGTGCAGGCGCAGTCGGATTTGCTGCGCCAGGTGAACAAGATCAAAATGACCACGCTTTTGATCATGCTCGGCTGCGCCGTACTCGCGCTGCTCCTGTCCAACGTCGTTTCCAGCCTGCTGCTAAAGCCTCTGCACAAGCTGCAGGGGCTGATGAAGAAGGTGGAGCAAAGCAACCTCGAAGTGCGGTTTTCCAGCAAATACGAAGACGAGGTGACGCAGGTCGGACTCAAGTTCAACCGGATGCTGGAGCAGATCGCTTCGCTCATCGAAGATGTCAAAGAAGCCGAGTTCGATAAACGCAAAATGGAGGTCAAGGCGCTGCAGGCGCAAATCGATCCGCATTTTTTGTATAATACGCTCAATACGATCATTTGGAAATCCGAAGCGTCCCGAAACCAGGAGGTTACGGAAATGATCGCTTCGTTGTCTCTGCTGTTTCAGCTCGGCCTTAACGGCGGTAACGAGATGACGACGCTGGCGAAGGAAATCGACCACGTCCGGCAATATTTGCACCTTCAGCAAAAATGCTACGAAGGCCTGTTCGACTATACGGTGGAGGTCGAAGATGAGGCGCTGCTGGAGGAGCAGGTGCTCAAAATCATTTTGCAGCCTCTGGTGGAAAACTCGATTTTGCACGGGTTTCAGGAAATGGAGGGGCTGGGAGCGATCCGGATCTCCGTCACAAGCTCCGGCTCCTTTTTGCGGCTTCGGGTGGAAGACAACGGAGCGGGCATGGACGTCCAGGCCGTCGAGGCCGATATGCGGCTGGAGCAAACGCACAAAAAAAGCTACGCGCTGCGCAATGTATACGGACGTCTGCGGCTGTATTACGGCAGTGAAGCCGATATCCGCCTGTACAGCGAACCTTACGTTTCGACCTCGGTCACATTAACCATCCCACTTGCAAGCAGGTGA
- a CDS encoding ABC transporter substrate-binding protein, translating to MKKKQMMVNVLLGTAMIASLAACSSGQPEQPKNSAAAGTSGTAAGGAKTKLAYWTVDRHDADYMKDVIKKFNETNKDNIEVEMTVLSDNFNQAIDIAFASNQAPDVFRTNDFPNFVKKGYLLPLNDLLTDDMKKRFGNLLVEEMNTMDGQIYSLPNTGQYWRLIYNVDLFQKAGIKEPPKTLKELVEDAKKITEAGKDIGAYGFAENFKNASSAFSRIVNPVATLSGTGEVDGYNYKTGQFDFSVYKPVVEALRQMKQDGSMLPGVESLDIDPLRAQFAAGKIGMYFNHSGEPAVYQSQFPTKVNWAAALPPTIDGNQQGTVSVIAGNYIGINKNTPKKDAAWKFMQYLYTLDFQKEYHEKGFGISIVPDVNAAAKKPTMPGIEGFLPSKFDGLYAPAPTGVTEAKVEGTKTGDTVLKYMLNGGDVDKVLSDLTARYNAALEKARAAGDTKMKANPGFDPGKLQGSLAK from the coding sequence ATGAAGAAGAAACAAATGATGGTGAACGTTTTACTGGGCACCGCGATGATCGCATCGCTCGCCGCTTGCAGCAGCGGCCAACCCGAACAGCCGAAAAACTCGGCGGCGGCCGGAACTTCGGGCACTGCCGCAGGCGGCGCGAAGACGAAGCTGGCCTATTGGACGGTGGACCGTCACGATGCCGATTATATGAAGGATGTCATCAAGAAGTTCAACGAAACGAACAAGGACAACATCGAAGTCGAAATGACCGTGCTTTCCGATAACTTCAACCAGGCGATCGATATCGCCTTTGCCAGCAACCAGGCGCCGGACGTGTTCCGCACCAACGATTTCCCGAACTTTGTGAAAAAAGGATATTTGCTGCCGCTTAACGACCTGCTTACCGACGACATGAAGAAGCGGTTCGGCAATTTGCTGGTCGAAGAGATGAATACGATGGACGGCCAAATTTATTCGCTGCCGAATACGGGGCAATATTGGCGGCTGATTTACAACGTCGACTTGTTCCAAAAGGCCGGAATCAAAGAGCCGCCGAAAACGCTGAAGGAACTGGTCGAAGACGCGAAAAAAATTACGGAAGCCGGTAAAGATATCGGCGCATACGGCTTCGCGGAAAACTTCAAAAATGCGAGCTCCGCATTCAGCCGCATCGTCAACCCGGTCGCTACGCTCAGCGGAACCGGCGAGGTCGACGGCTACAACTACAAGACGGGGCAATTCGATTTCTCGGTGTACAAGCCGGTCGTCGAGGCGCTCCGTCAAATGAAGCAGGATGGCAGCATGCTGCCCGGCGTCGAATCGCTCGACATCGATCCGCTGCGCGCTCAGTTCGCCGCCGGCAAGATCGGCATGTACTTCAACCACTCCGGCGAGCCGGCCGTTTACCAGTCGCAATTCCCGACGAAAGTCAACTGGGCGGCGGCGCTGCCTCCGACAATCGACGGCAACCAGCAGGGAACGGTTTCGGTCATTGCCGGCAACTATATCGGCATCAACAAAAACACGCCGAAGAAAGACGCGGCATGGAAATTTATGCAGTATCTTTATACGCTGGACTTCCAGAAGGAATATCATGAAAAAGGCTTCGGCATTTCGATCGTTCCGGATGTCAATGCGGCCGCGAAGAAGCCGACGATGCCGGGAATCGAAGGTTTCCTGCCGAGCAAGTTCGACGGTCTGTACGCTCCCGCGCCGACCGGCGTGACGGAAGCGAAGGTGGAAGGCACGAAGACGGGCGATACCGTCCTTAAGTATATGCTGAACGGCGGAGACGTGGACAAGGTCTTAAGCGACCTCACCGCCCGCTATAATGCCGCACTCGAGAAAGCGCGCGCCGCCGGCGATACGAAGATGAAGGCGAATCCGGGCTTCGACCCGGGCAAGCTGCAGGGCAGCCTGGCGAAGTAA
- a CDS encoding carbohydrate ABC transporter permease, translating to MNVHSKSGTFQGGYVAGQLVKWIFLLATALVTLFPIVMAILGSFKTNAELTAGATILPSVWQFSNYVTAWKQANFARFTWNSLFVSVAVTVGTLLVASMAAYAMDRTRFPGKKLYAALQAGTMFISIGAVVLRPQFDLMVKLGLNKSLWGVIIILISAHATTYFMLIGFFKAIPRDLDEAAYIDGCNFYTVYWRIVLPLLRPALGVTALFTFRGAWNEYILPLVFTMTNPKLQTLTVGLANLRYGVGAAAETQLMMAGACLSFLPILVVYIVANKSFMQVTAGAVKG from the coding sequence ATGAACGTACATTCCAAATCCGGCACCTTCCAAGGAGGATATGTCGCCGGACAGCTCGTAAAGTGGATCTTTCTGCTCGCTACGGCGCTCGTTACGCTGTTTCCGATCGTAATGGCCATACTCGGTTCGTTTAAAACGAACGCGGAGCTGACGGCGGGAGCGACGATACTGCCTTCGGTATGGCAGTTTTCCAACTATGTGACGGCCTGGAAGCAGGCGAACTTCGCGCGATTTACGTGGAACAGCTTGTTCGTAAGCGTCGCGGTGACGGTTGGCACGCTGCTCGTCGCTTCCATGGCCGCCTATGCGATGGACCGCACGAGATTCCCGGGGAAAAAGCTGTACGCCGCCCTGCAGGCCGGCACGATGTTCATCTCGATCGGCGCCGTCGTGCTCCGGCCGCAGTTCGATCTGATGGTCAAGCTGGGCCTTAACAAATCGCTGTGGGGAGTTATCATCATTTTGATCAGCGCGCATGCGACGACGTATTTTATGCTGATCGGCTTTTTCAAAGCGATCCCGCGGGATCTCGACGAGGCCGCCTACATCGACGGCTGCAATTTCTACACCGTTTACTGGCGCATCGTGCTTCCGCTGCTTCGCCCGGCGCTCGGCGTCACCGCCTTGTTTACGTTTCGCGGGGCTTGGAACGAGTATATTTTGCCGCTCGTCTTTACAATGACGAATCCGAAGCTGCAGACGCTGACGGTCGGCCTTGCTAACCTGCGCTACGGGGTCGGCGCCGCCGCAGAGACGCAGCTGATGATGGCAGGAGCGTGCCTCTCTTTTCTGCCGATTCTGGTGGTATATATCGTGGCGAACAAGTCGTTTATGCAGGTTACCGCAGGCGCCGTAAAAGGGTGA